A window of Aromatoleum bremense genomic DNA:
GTGACCGACGATTCCGACAACGTGACCGGTGATTCCGACGGCGGCCCAAATCGGTCACGATCAAATCGGAATCGCCGGTCACGACCTCGGAATCACCGGTCACACCCTTCTCGGAATGGGCGGTCACGATGGGTCGGAATACGCACGCCATCACCGGCCGCGATGAGAAAGCACTGGAACGCGCACGGGCGGAATTGGGCGGCAGCGTATTGGCGATTCGCTCGGACGCGGGGGACATCGGTGCGCAGTGCGAATTGGCGCGGGTACTTGCACAGCAGTGGCCGCGACTGGACGTGCTGTACGCCAACGCAGGCGATGTCACCCACCGGCCGCTGTCGGACTGGGACGAGACGGCCTGGGATTGGCTCATGGCGATCAACCTCAAAGGCCCGTTCTTCCTGATCCAATCGCTGTTGCCGCTGCTGGCCGATCCGGCATCGGTGATCCTGTGCGGATCGACCAGCGCCCATATCGGCCTGCCACAAAGCAGTGCCTACGCCGCCAGCAAGGCTGGCCTGCTGTCGCTGGCGCGCACGCTGTCGGCCGAACTGGCCGTGCGCGGCATCCGGGTCAATGGCTTGAGTCCAGGCCCGACCGAAACCCCGGCCCTTGGCAAGCTCGGGCTGTCCCCCGAGCAGCAGAGCGCCATGCAGGATGAAATCCGCAAGCTGGTGCCCATCGGCCGTATGGGAACGCCGTGGGAACTGGCGAAGGCGGCCGTCTTCCTCGCCTCGGACGAATCGCGCTTCGTCGTCGGAACGGAATTGCTGGTCGATGGCGGCGTGGCCAGTCTGTAGCTCGCCAGCCTGTGGCGCGATGCGCGACTACGGCGTGTCGCGTTCCTTCAATACGGCCTCAAGCTCCTGGCGCACCTGCGCCAGGAGCTGATCGGTCTTGCGCGTGCTGTCGCCAGCATAGGCCAGCGTCAGCAGCGTGAGCGGATGCACTTCCATCACCTCGCACAGTTCGTCCAGCTTGCTGATGGTCGGGCTTTTCAGGTCGCGCTCCAGCGTACTCATGTAGGTGCGGCTCGACACGTCGGAGAACGCTTCCTGGCTCAAGCCACGCGCTTTCCTGACCGTCTTCAATGCCCTCGCCAACCAGGGCGCATTGTGACTATTTCACTCTTACCTAAGACCTGTCCGGTCTGAAACCGCACTCTTGCGCCGAAGCGGAATCACTCTGCTGCAAACAGTTATGGTCTTTGGCGCGGACTGCGGCACGGTGTCCGATGCTGCCCGTCAATTCCTAGCGGCGCAGCCGTCGCATTCAGACGATTTTCGCAATGCACCGGAGCCAGTCGGTCTTGACAGCAACCGCTACAGCCTAACCCGATAACGATGACGCTTTGATGTTGAACCGGTAGCCCCGCATCACGAAAACCCAGCGCCTGCTGCTGATCGGCCGCCTGCAACGCTTGCAGCGCCTGGGTCTGGCCGACGAGATGCAGCTCGGCACCTGGGCCGTCCATGCGGACGCGGAGAAGACCTTGCGCGCCCTGGGCGAGCGCGGCGACATTCTCCGCGCGACGCAGCGGGCCATGCGCGGCGAGCCGCGCGAGCTGGGCGCTCCTGCCCGCTTGGTGGCACAGGATGGTGGCGCTCGCTCGCACCAGTGCGTGGTTGCACTCTCGCAGCAGGGGGACGAGTGGGTTCAGCGGCATAAGGGTTGATCCGGGTGAAGTCGAGCCTAAGGGCGATGCGAAAGAGCACTGTGCTCATCCTCTCGAAGCTGATCCGGCCACGCGCTTGGCGCTTGGTGACCTGGAAGGACCCATTCAGGGCTTCCAGGAGGCCGTCAGCCTGGTGGGGCTGTGTCCAGGCGACGATGCCCTCGAAGTAGTTTCGGATCAGCCAGGCGACGTCCCTCATCGGCTTGAGACCCCTACGACCGTTGCCACTGGCCACGAGTCCCCCAATTCTTCGCAGTTCCATTACCATTGAAAAGATCGTTCGTATGAACTATATTTTTATCGGAACAGCCGGAGGATGTATGCCAAATCATGCCGAGACAACCAGCGGCCACGAGGCCCGCAGTGCCAGGACCCGATCACAGTTGATCGAAGCGACGATTGATGTTGTCGCTGCCGTTGGCTACGAGGGGGCAACCACACGCGCCTTGTCCCAGGCGGCTAAAACCAAGCTGTCGGCCATTCCCTACCATTTCGGCAGCAAGAAGGAACTCTATCTGGCAGCAGCGGACATGATCGCCGAATATGCGGCCGATCGCTTCGGTGAGGCTGCGGCCCTGCTCGACGATACATCGGACGTTGAGCTTTCCGTTCGCTTCGAGCATGCGCTGATCCAACTGCTCCACACCATGCTGGAGGATGCCGAGCCGCATGCCTGGACGGCATTCGTGGCCCGTTGCGCTTACGACAACGACGACGCCTTCGCCCTGATTCATGAACGCGCGATCACTCCTCTGCAGGAACGTCTAGTACATGCCGCCAGCCAATTTAGCGGTCGATCCTCCAATGACGAGGGGCTGCGGCTGCGCGTCATCGCAATTCTGACGGCAATTTTCAGTTTCAGGTTTCTGCGGGGCGTGATGCTCCGTGGTATGGACTGGAAAAGCATGCGGAACCAAGCCACCAAGCAAATCACGGACATGATCCACGATCTCTGCCGAAGCGGCTTTCTTGCTGTTTGGCCGGCCGGTGACGGCACGGACCGAAAAACAGGCCCCGCCTGATTCCATTGATCTCTCTCCAATTGAAAGGAAATGCACCATGACTCTCCAATCCTACATACACCAGACCATCGCATGGGCGAAGCACCGTCTCGATGAGACTGATGCCATTCTTTCCCAGGTCGAGAAATCGACCGCCGATATCAAGGAAGATGCCCGCAAGCAAGCCGATGCAGCTCGCGCACGCCTCGCGGCGTCCCGCGCGAAACTACAGCAGTACTACGATGATTTGCGCGCCCAGGCGGACACCGCGAAGCAGGAAGCGGGCGAAATTCAGGATAAGCTCGAAGCCGAATGGATTGAAGTCGAGTCCGCCCTCCAGCAGTTTGTGACCACGACCGGCGACCAAGTGAAAACCGTGCGTAGCATTGTCGTCGTCCGTGCGCACGCACAGCGGCAAGCGTGGCAAAACTCGCTAAAGGATTTGCGTGACCAGGCGGCTGATGCCGTTGAGAAGGCCCGCGGCGAACTCGATACCGCGTTCGATCACCTTTCTACCGAGACCGAGAAGTTCCAGGAGCGTATCGGTGAGGTCAAGGACGCCGGCGATGAATCCTGGCGTGCCGTCAAGCAGGGGTTCGCCGATGCCAAGGCTGCTCACGCCGTCACGGTCCAGAAAATCAAGGATGCCTTTTCCAAGGTTATCTGAACCTAGACGCCACGTTGCTTTTGTTTTGGCTCATCAGGAGAAATCACCGTGAAACTTCGCTTTTCCACGATCGCCTTGGCGCTGCTTGCCCAAGCAGCGTTGTTGTCGGCTCATCCCGCCCTGGCGCAAAATGTAGGAGCACAGGCCGATTCAGCCGCCACACAGAAGGAGCCCTCAAGGGTTCACCAAGCACTGGCGTGGTCGCAGGATCGGCTGGCCCAGCTTGATGCCAACATTACCGCTTTGGAAAAAGATGCCAGCAGGCTCCGGGGCGAGGCACGCACCAAGGCCGATGCGGCGTTGGCGGATCTGCGCAAGCAGCGGGATGCCTATCGCCGCCGGGCTCAAGATGCTGCAGCCAACGCACAGAGCTGGAGCGATGCCCAGATTGCCGAAGCACGTCAGGGGCTCGACAATGATTGGGCCGCCTTTCAGGCCGCCCGAGACAAATATCTTGAACAAAGCAAGGCCAGCATCGCTACGCGCCGCGCCGTATTGGAGGCGGAACTTGAGGCGCAGCAGAAAGCGCTTGCGGGACTGCGAGCCGACGCGGCCAAGCTTGAGGCGGATCAGCGCACAGCCATTGAAGCGCGTATTGCTGCACTGAATGCAGATGTGGAGGAGACCAAGGCCCGGGTCTCAAAAGCCTCGGCCGAGGTATGGGAGACCACGAAAAAGAGCTATGGGGAAGCCCAGCGGCTCTTTTCCGAGACATATGCGTCCATCCGTCAGTCTATTGACGAAGCTTCGAAGTAAATTTCCTTACGCCGAAGACGTGGAGAGCCCCTAAATATTCCCGTCTCTGGCTCACGCCTCCGGTGAGGGGCGGGACGCATGGAACTTCGTCACTTGCGCTGTTTTCTGGCCGTGGCTGCGGCCAGTCCGAAACGCCACCGAAGGCCAACACCTCGGAAGCGAATATTCCAACGGTGGAAGAACTGGCTGTTCGCCGGCAGCCTGCGGGTGGAGGCGATGCGACACTGACCACAATTTTTCGCCTGGGTCAGCGAGACGTGGCTGTGTCTCGATTTGAGCTGTTGATCCCCGCTTATTCAGACTTGATTGAGAGATAAGGGTTGTTGGGCGGAATCTCGGCGAGCAACTGGGATGCATCTTCCAGCAGATAGCCATGCAGTCGGCGGGATTTTCTAGGACCAGTGACATCGCAAGTCCAGATGTTCAGGCCATTGGGATGTTTGCGATGAAGTTGTAGCCGCTCGAAGCGCTTTTGTACCCACTGCCAATCCTGCTGGTTGTCCTGTTTGGCAAGCGTTCCGACCCCCGGGTATTCTTGTGCATAGCGTTGGAACACGCCTGGGCTGACTAGATAGGCTGTGTCGCTCACCGTATGCACAAGCGCTTTCGCGTCATTGATGATGAGTCGGCGTGAGGTCACTCCCTGTTTCAGCCACGCCATGAAATGTTCGCCCGACGGGTGTGCTGCCTTCGAGGATGGTTCGGTGCGTACCGGATGTGCCGCGCCCGCGGCAGCCGTTGCTTCCTGTCGGGTGCCGGACGTGTCGCTCATGCCCACCGTGGCCAACATGTCCTCCATAACGTCAGGTACGGGCTGGGCTACGGGCGGCGAAGTGGGGGCGATGCTGCTGTCTTCCCAAGGCGAGATTTCCGCGCCGCTCGGGGCCGACTTCGCCACTGCCGAAGGTGGGATGGCTGGCGCACCGGCCTCGTTTTCCGCGGGTGTCGTATCGATCGCCACCGTGCCGGCAAAAGGCGACGGCCGCTTGCCAGCTTCCCAGATTAGCGCGGGCGCGAGACGCAACAGGGTGAACGAGTGGGACCAGCCATTGGAACTGGTCACGGTCGCCCGCCAAACCGCCTTGTCGTCCGGTGTAGGCTGCAACATGCCGTGATCCTGTAGCACGTTGAACACTGCGGTGTTGTTCGCAGGGATGCCATCGATGCCCTGGGCAAGCAGGTGAGCACGCAGCTTGTCGGAGACCGTCTTGCTCACCAGCCACAGCGCTTCCTCGGTGAGCCAGCCATCGGAGGCCTCGGGCTGATTCAGCTTCAACTCTTCCTTGAGCAGATAACGCAACCCGTCCAGCAGCTTGCGTTGCAGTGCGTGCTTGGGCGCTGCCATGGCGCGGGCCGGATCGCCGCCCAGTTCCTGAGCCACCGACGCCCGGTCTGCTTGCACGACGAGCTCTCCCAGGACACCGGCATGTTCGTACTGACCGGCCAGCACATAGAGCAGCGGTGCCCAGAGAGCCGGATAGTCGCTGAGCCAGTCCAGGACGTGGCGGTCGAGCAGTTGGCGATAGAGCAAGCCTGTTGCGGCGCTGTGCAGGCGGTACTCGCGGTCATCACGGTAGCGGAATCGGTACGCCTGGTGCAGCGGGCCATGCCACGGATGCCAAGTACTGCCGTCGGCCAGTTCGACGTGTAGATCGACGGCGATCTTGCCGATGTCATGCAGCAGCGCGGCATAGGCGACTGCAGCGGTCCAGGCCTCGGCTTGCGCCGCCTGGTCTTCGGGGCTGGCACCGATGGGCAGCAGATGGGACTGCCGCAGTTTCAGGCTGTAGGCGACGATCTCCAGGCCGTGGTCCAGCATGCCGCCCGGGTAGGCATGGTGATGCGCCTCGGAGGCCGGGAAGGCCTGGACCAGTTCGGCGTAGCGTTCCAGGGGCGTGCGGTACAGGGTGGCGAATTGCCTGCGTGAGAGCGAGGTGCGCTGCCAGATGTGCTCCAGCAGCTTCTGCCGGCGTGGGGTGGCCAGCAGCGATGCGGCCGACTCAGGACGCAGGAGCCCTTTCGGGATGGCGGTGACGGGTGGTGGCGTCGGTGCGGCAGCGACCGGGGGCCGTTTTCGCTGGAACAGGGAGAGCATGTGAGGTGTCCTAATGACGGGCCGACTGGGAGGCCTTTTGGCCTTTTCGAGGTAGGGCCTTTCCCCTTGCACCCCATTCCCTTGCCATTTCGGCCCTTTGGCCTTTAACCGTTTCGGTATAGCTGCGCATTCCGACGATCGTGACCGCTCATACCGACGAACGTGACCGGTGCTCTGTGCGCGCCAGCGTGGTGTTCAGAGTTTAACCGCGTCGGTCACGATCACGGTCATTTCGGGGCATGGCATAGGCTTATCCACAGGCGGCCGCCAGCGCGCCTCACACGCTGGCGGGCGGCCGGCTGTGGGTAAGCCGTACAGCACGCGCGGCCTCATGCCGTGGCCTTCTTTCGCATCGATTCGCCCTTCAGGGCGAGCTTGTGCGCGGCATGCACGATGCGATCGAGGATCGCGTCGGCGAAGGTCGGGTCGCCGAGGTAGGCGTGCCAGTGCTCGATCGGCAGCTGGCTGGTGATCACCGTCGAGCGGCTGCCGACCCGGTCGTCGAGGAGCTCGAGCAGATCGCTGCGCTCGGCCGCCGAAGGCGCCGCCAGGCCCCAGTCGTCGATCACGATCAGGTCGAGCCGGGCCAACTGCATGAGCCGTCGGCTGAAGCTGCCGTCGGCGTGGGCGAGGCGCAGCTCCTCGAACAGGCGCGGCAGGCGCACGTAGTAGGCCGACAGCCCCTGGCGGCAGGCGGCGTTGGCGAGTGCGCAGGCGAGCCAGGTCTTGCCGCTGCCGGTGGGGCCGGTGATCAGGCAGTTCTGCGCCTGGCGGATCCAGTGGCAGGTGCCCAGCGCGGCGAACTGGCTGCGCTCGAGCCCTCGCCCGGCGCGGTAGTCGACATCCTCCAGGCAGGCGCCGCCGACCTTGATACGGGCGGCCTTGAGCAGGCGCTCGATGCGCTTGCTGTCGCGCAGCAGCAGCTCGCGGTCGATGAGCTGGGCAAGGCGCTCGTCGAAGGTGAGCGCCTCGATGGCGGGATGGGCGTGTTGTTCTTCGAGGGCGCGCGCCATGCCCTCCAGGCGCAGGGCGCGCAGTTGGTCGAGGGTGGGGTGGGTGAGCATCGTGGTTTCTCCGGTGCGGGTGGTTAATGGGGTGGGTCGAGCCGTTACGGCGTAACGGCGCTGCGGATCAGTGGTAGTAGTGCGCACCGCGCAGGTTGGCGTGCGCATCGGGCAGGGCGAGTTCGGCCTGTTGCGGCGCACTCGCCGGCAGCGGTGCGCGATCGAGCCCGGTCTTGAGCATCGAGGCGAGGTTCTTGTAGCGCATCGCCCCGAGCGCGACGGCGCGGGTGGCGGCGGCCTCCAGCCGTGTGTTGCCGTACTGGCGGGCCAGGCGCATCAGCCCCAGGCAGGCGCGGTAGCCCTGTTCGGGGTGCGGCATGCGTTCGAGCTGGAAGGCGACCACGCGCTCGGTGTGCGGCCCCACCGTGGCGCCCCAGGCGATGAGCTTGCTGGGCGACCACTGGCGGTGGGCCTGGTGCGAGGCTGGCATGTGCTCGGTGAGCGTGCTGAAGGCGCCGCGCCGGTGGCTGCGGGCATGCACCGCCACGCGGCGTCCGCCGGCGAAGCACTCGATGCTCGAGAGCGTGACGCGAAGCTCCAGCACCTGCCCGACCAGCGCGTGGGGCACGCTGTAGTAGTGGCCGTCGAACTCGACGTGATAGTCGATGTTGGGCTTGGCCTTCTTCCACTGGGCGAACTGGAACGGCGTGGCGGGCAGCGCACGCAGCGCCGGCTGGTCGAGCGTCTCGAAGGCGCTGCGACGATTGCCCGGCAGGCGCTGGAAGGGGCGTGCGTTGAGATCCTCGAGCAGCTCGGCGATGGCCACGTCGAGCTCGGCCAGCGAGAAGAAGCGCCGGTGCCGCAGCCGCGCCAGGATCCAGCGCTGCACGATCTGTACGCCCACCTCCACCTTGCTCTTGTCCTGCGGCTTATAGGGGCGTGCGGGCAGGATCGCCACGCCGTAGTGCTGGGCGAACTCGGCAGTGGTGCGCTGCAATTGCGGCGCGTATCGGTCCGGTTCGCCGACCATGGAGCGGGTGTTGTCGGGGACGATCAGCTCGGGCACGCCGCCGATGAAACGCAGCGCCCGCCCCAGCGCCCCCAGCCAGTCGGCTTGTGACTGCGTGGCCGTGGCGCAGGCGAAAGTGTAGTTCGAGGCCCCGAGCACGGCCACGAAGATCTGCGCCCGAGAAATCTCGCCGGTCTCGGCGTCGACGATCGGCACCGTGTCGCCCGCGTAGTCGATGAAGAGCTTCTCGCCGGCGCGATGCACCTGGCGCATCGAGCGTTTGAGCCCCTTGGCGAAGTCCCGATAGAGGTCGCAGAAGCGCGAATACTGGTAGGTCGGCCCGGCCGTCGCCTGGACGTACTCCTCCCACAGCAGTGCGAGCGTGACGTTCTTGCGCTTGAGGCCTTGATGGACGCCGGCGAGATCGGGCATCCGGTAGCCCACCGCCGTCCCGCGCGGACGCGGCGTCCCGCCCAGCAGTGCGCGCAGGCGCGCCTCGTCGGCCGCCGCCAGTTCGGCCCAGCTCACGCCGCTGGCCTCAGCCGCCTTCACGTACTTGGCGACGACGCCCTTGGAAATCGACAGCGCGCGCGCGATGCGCTCATGCGAGAGCGCGCAGTCGTACTTGAGCCGTAACAGCTCCTTGATGTTGTGCATGGCAATCCGCTCCGCCGGCATCCCCTCGCTCCGTGCAAAGCGCGCAAGGGTAGCCGTGACAAAGGTGGTTGCCACGCTGGCCGCACAGGCCGTTCCGATTTGATCGTGACCGACGATTCCGACAACGTGACCGGTGATTCCGACGGCGGCCCAAATCGGTCACGATCAAATCGGAATCGCCGGTCACGACCTCGGAATCACCGGTCACACCCTTCTCGGAATGGGCGGTCACGATGGGTCGGAATACGCAATGGCACCGAGTGCAGTTGGTTCATGGTCGAGCCCTCCGATGGACTTCGATGGACGCTACGGCCCGGCTGACCTCCGGGTCGCCGTAGACCACATAGCGACGGTCGACCACGATCGCGGGAATCTTGACGACGCCCAGTCCCCAGGACTCGGCGACGCCTTGGTAGGCGCGTCCGATTCGGTGTTGGAGTTCCTCGCCTCCTTCGCGGAGGCGCTGCTGTATGACGGCCGCGGCCCTCACAGGATCGGAGGGCAGCCCCGCAGCCAGCTCGGCCTCGAGGCGAGCCGGCAAATCGAGTTCGATGACGCGCGCCTCGGCGGTCGGCTGCACGGGATGATGGCTGTCGGTGACGACAAGCACATCGGCCACGGCGAGCGGGCAGAACAAAGCCATGCACAGCCACGTAATCGCCGCGGCAGTCATGGGTCGCCACGAGGCGAGGGATGGAAGTAAGCGAAGGGGTGGAGCCGGCATATTGCGCCTCCGTGGTGTCGATGCGGGTCGTAGTCGAATTCAAGGGCGTCCGCGGAGCGACAGAGAATCCGAAGCCGGGATGTCCCGGTTTTGGGGGAGCGCTGTCGAAAGAAGGGGAGCCCGAAGGCTCCCATGGGGATGAACGGCGCATGCCGAGGCTACGAAGTGAACTGGCGCTGCTACAGCAGACCGGCTTCGGCGAAGGAGAATGGGCTGCCCTTGCCGACGATGAAGTGGTCCAGCACCCGGACATCGACGGTGGCCAGGGCGCTCTTCAGCCGCTCGGTGATCGCACGATCAGCGGCCGAGGGCTCGGTGTTCCCCGAGGGGTGCTGATGCGCCAGGATCAGCGCCGAAGCGTTGAGCGCCAGCGCACGCTGGACCACCACCCTCGGATACACCGAAGTCTGGTCGACCGTGCCCTTGAACAGCGGCTCAAAGGCGAGCACCTGGTGCTGGTTGTCGAGAAACACGACGGCGAAGATTTCGTTCGGTTCCGCGACCAGTTTCAGGCGCAGGTAGTCGCGCACGGCGGCGGGACTGCCCAGCGCCGGACCGGCCTTGAACACGCGGTTCTCCAGCAGGGTGATGGCCTGCCGGATGATCCAGTCTTCGTGCTGGGCGGCGATCAGGGTGAGCGACTCCGGGCGAGAGTCGGCGATGACAAGAGACATGGCGAACCTCCAATGGAAGAGATCGGAGGGCGCCTGCCCCTGGAGGGCAAACCCTCCTGGGGACGATGGGGATGGAACGGGTGACGAGCGGGCATCCACCACCGCGGATGCGGTGGCTGTTCGCGTCAAGGGATGCGATGCGAACGGGTTTCGATCAACGCGGACGAGCCGCGCCGCAGCCTTGAAGATCGATGGCTACCTGGGCATGTGAGTCACTCCGGCCTGAAGGCCGGAGCTTCCTCGCCACGATTCAGACGGAGCCTTCGGCTCCGAGGCAGCGCTTGTCTCGCTGACCCCGGCATGAATGCCGGGGCTTGCGCTCGACCCGTGGTCACCGGCGACGCCGGCGGGCATGTCTGGGGAATGGGCGGGTTCGGCTGCGGTCGTGCTGCTGGCGGCAAGCAGGTCGATGGCCGACAGCAAGGCATCGCCTTCGACGGGGCCGTGCAGAAGGAGGGTCTTGCCGGACTCGCGGTCGCGCAGTTGCAGAGCCGGCGTGGCCGCGATGCCCTGCTGTGCTGCTTCCGCCGCCTGGGCACGGATGACCGCATCGGGGCGATCGCTGTCGAGACAACCCTGCATGGCTGGCGTGAGGTCGGGATAGCGCAGGCCCTCCGGCAGGCCCTGGCCGTCGCCACGGGTGTGCGCGTAGAGCCACGCCACGGCTTGCCAGAACGTGGCATGTCCGCCGGTCTCACCCGCGCACTCGGCCAGGCGCGCCCCGGCAGTCGCGGCCGGCTCGTGCATGGACAGCGGCAGGTGGTGCCACTGCCAGTTCACCTCGGGATGGGCGTCGATCCAGCGCTTGAGCGCGGGGAAGTAGGCCCGGCAGTACGGACACTCCAGGTCGGCGTACCCGACCACCGTGAAGCGCGCATCGGCACGGCCATACAGCCAGGGCGGGCCGGCCGGTTTCGGCGCTTCGGACCCGGCGGCGACCAGGGACATGGACTCGGTTGCCGGATGCGGCGCGCGCAGCAGCATCCACGAGGCCACCGCAATCGTCGCCACGATCAGCAGACCGATCCGGGGATGACGGCGGGCGAAGGAAGGCATGCGCATCGTGTCGCTCCCGTCAGGCCAGCGTGTCCAGCGCCAGGGGTTCGATGCCCCGCGCACGGTCGATCTTCTCGGCCACGCGGAAGGCGGCATCCAGCTCGCTGATGCCGTGCTGCTGCATCAACTGGAAGCGTTCGGCCTTCTCTTCGGGCTCGGTCATTGCCATCGCCAGGTAGAGGCTGGGCGGCACCGCGCGGAACAACACTTCCATCGACTTGGACAGGATGACGCCCTCGCTGAACTTGCCGGCCTCCTTGCGTGCCGAGAGCATCAGCGCCTTCTGCGAAGCGTTGAGTTCGCGGAAGCGCGCGATCTTCTCGACTTCATCGGGCGGCATCGACAGGCAGATCCACCACTCGATCATGTTGAGCATGGGCTCGGCCGCCTTCGGCAGGTCGTCCAGGTTCTGCGTGGCGAGCCAGAACCAGGCGCCGAGCTTGCGCCACATCTTGGTGATCTTGACCACGTAGGGCGCGAGCAGCGGGTTCTTCGTGATGATGTGACCTTCGTCCGTCACGTTGATGATCGGTCGACCCAGGAACTGGTCGCGCTCGGCGATGTTGTTGACCGTGTTGATGAGCGAGATATAGGCAATCGAGAGTTGGGCGTTGTAGCCCTCGCGCGCGAAGGTGGCCAGGTCCACGATGGTGATGTCCGCCTCGGGCCACGGCGTGCCGGCGCGGTCGAACATCTCGCCGTCCACGCCCTGACAGAACATCTCCATGGCGTCAGCCATCTCCAGCAGCCGTGCGCGCCGCATCTCCGGCAGCGTGGCATCGCGTGCGCGCTCGCGCAGTGCGTCGCGCACATCGCGGGTCAGCACCGTGCGCCTCTCCGCTGCGCAGCACTGTGCCGCATCGAGAATGCACTGGCGGATCAGGCTGCGGTCGGCGCGTGTCATGCGCGCTTCTTCCTTGTCCTCGCCGCCGGTGATCATCAGTCGTGCTGTGATCTCCAACTCGCCGAGCACGTCGCGCTGCTCATCGCCTTCCATGGCCCTGCCGGCATCGGTCCGGTCGTCGTCGAGCGCATCGGCGTCCAGCGTCTGTACCTGGCTAGGCGTATCGACCAGGCGCCAGGCGTCGGCGAACGGAGCCAGACTGACGCCCGCGCCGGGCGCGAGCTTCACCCGATGCACGGTGAGACCCAGCCGTGCGGCGAAGTCGCCGAACAGGCCGAAGCTGTTGCCCGCCTCGACGATGAACAGGCGCGGCCGATAGATCGCCGTCACCTGATTCAGGATGTTGTTGAGCGTCGCGCTCTTGCCCGAACCCGTGGGGCCGAACAGGAACAGATGCGCGTTCATCTGCCGGTCGAGGCGGTTCAACGGATCGAAGGTGATCGGCCCGCCGCCGCGGTTGAAGAACGTGATGCCCGGATGCCCCGTGCCCTGGCTGCGGCCCCAGACCGGCGCCAGGTTCGCCGCATGTTGCGCGAACATGAGCTGGGTGTACCACTGGCGCTTGTCGGCCGCCGGATCGAACACGCACGGCAGCCAGCGCAGATAGCTGTTCAGCGGCGCCACCTCGTCCTCTTCGCGCACCGGCTGCAGGCCGGCGTTGAGCATCACGTTGACGAGCTGCAGGCCGCGCGCATCGAGCTGGGCCAGGTCACGGCCGCGCAGGTAGAACGCCAGCGCGCCGCGGTAGAGCTTGTGCGCACTGCCGATCAGGCCGCGCGCCTGCTGCACGTCCTGCCGGGTCTGCTCCGAGGCCAGGGTCTCGCCGACGGCCTTCCTGGCGAGGTGGTTGAGGTGTGCCTCCAGCACGTCCTGGGGCGTGGCGACCAGCGTCAGGCACATCACCGTGTCCTCGGGCATCTGGTCGAACAGCGCGTTCATGGCGTCGCCGCCCTTGCGCGTCTCGCCCGTCAGATGGCCCGTCACGGGTGGCGTGCGCAGGCGATCCATCACGATCACCCGATGCGGCATGCCGTCGAAGAACCACAGGCCGTTCGGCACGTCCGAGCGTGGCTGGCCGAAGAACAGGCGCTGCGCGAAGTCGGTGCCGCTGGCGAGTTCGATCTCGCCCTCCTCCCGCTCTTCCGGGTAGCGGGTCAGCGCGTAGAAGCGTTCCCGGTCTTCGGCAGTGGCGCCGAGCAAGGTCGGGTTCGGGTTGAACCAGCGCAGCAGCCAGGCGTGGATGTCCGCCGCGCCGAGACGCCGGGCCTTCACGCCGGCATTCGCCAGCCCGCCGACGAGGCGGTCGCAGA
This region includes:
- a CDS encoding conjugative transfer ATPase, whose translation is MAWSLPWSRKSDASPADAADATDDAWARHVTALAAQGVAEPGSALGRGRRRPATQADHDALYGVAPSFADLLPWVEYLPGSKCMLLEDGQSVAAFFELAPVGTEGREMAWLWQARDALENALQDSFDELDDNPWVVQLYAQDEANWDNYLCSLANYLQPRAQGSAFSDFYLRFFAHHLRAIAKPGGLFEDTAVTRLPWRGQVRRVRMVVYRRTSAAPASRRGQSPEQALTTICDRLVGGLANAGVKARRLGAADIHAWLLRWFNPNPTLLGATAEDRERFYALTRYPEEREEGEIELASGTDFAQRLFFGQPRSDVPNGLWFFDGMPHRVIVMDRLRTPPVTGHLTGETRKGGDAMNALFDQMPEDTVMCLTLVATPQDVLEAHLNHLARKAVGETLASEQTRQDVQQARGLIGSAHKLYRGALAFYLRGRDLAQLDARGLQLVNVMLNAGLQPVREEDEVAPLNSYLRWLPCVFDPAADKRQWYTQLMFAQHAANLAPVWGRSQGTGHPGITFFNRGGGPITFDPLNRLDRQMNAHLFLFGPTGSGKSATLNNILNQVTAIYRPRLFIVEAGNSFGLFGDFAARLGLTVHRVKLAPGAGVSLAPFADAWRLVDTPSQVQTLDADALDDDRTDAGRAMEGDEQRDVLGELEITARLMITGGEDKEEARMTRADRSLIRQCILDAAQCCAAERRTVLTRDVRDALRERARDATLPEMRRARLLEMADAMEMFCQGVDGEMFDRAGTPWPEADITIVDLATFAREGYNAQLSIAYISLINTVNNIAERDQFLGRPIINVTDEGHIITKNPLLAPYVVKITKMWRKLGAWFWLATQNLDDLPKAAEPMLNMIEWWICLSMPPDEVEKIARFRELNASQKALMLSARKEAGKFSEGVILSKSMEVLFRAVPPSLYLAMAMTEPEEKAERFQLMQQHGISELDAAFRVAEKIDRARGIEPLALDTLA
- the radC gene encoding RadC family protein, which gives rise to MSLVIADSRPESLTLIAAQHEDWIIRQAITLLENRVFKAGPALGSPAAVRDYLRLKLVAEPNEIFAVVFLDNQHQVLAFEPLFKGTVDQTSVYPRVVVQRALALNASALILAHQHPSGNTEPSAADRAITERLKSALATVDVRVLDHFIVGKGSPFSFAEAGLL
- a CDS encoding TIGR03757 family integrating conjugative element protein, translated to MTAAAITWLCMALFCPLAVADVLVVTDSHHPVQPTAEARVIELDLPARLEAELAAGLPSDPVRAAAVIQQRLREGGEELQHRIGRAYQGVAESWGLGVVKIPAIVVDRRYVVYGDPEVSRAVASIEVHRRARP